ATTCACATCATAGTTTATTAATAAAATGACTGAGAATTATTCAAATTTCGTAACTTGGGATTTCATACCAATTAGAAGGCATTTTCAATGCAAAAAACATCTATAACAAATTGGAATAAGTTTCCGGAAATTGAAGCTGAAATAAAACATTATACACTTGGCAGTGAAAACAATCCTTCATTTTTAAAAAATGATTTTTCCCCTAGAGGGAATGGAAGAAGCTATGGAGATGCTTCCTTGGGCGAAGTAGTTTGTTCTAGTTTAAGACACAATAAAATACTTTTTTTCGATAAAGCCGAAGGACTATTCATTGCTCAAAGTGGTATACTTTTTTCTGAAATATTGGATGTTATCACTCCCAATGGATGGTTCCTCCCTGTAACTCCAGGTACAAAATATATTACATTAGGTGGCGCCATAGCCGCTAACGTACATGGCAAAAACCATCATGCTGAAGGAAGTATTTCACGCCATATCCAATTTATTGATTTATTGTTGGCCAATGGGGAAATTTTAAGATGTGATAGAAGTCAAAATTCAGCTGTTTTTTATGCTTCAATTGGCGGGATGGGGCTATCTGGTCTTATAGTTGCTGCCGGGATACAATTAAAAAAAATTGAGTCCACTTCAATTTCTCAACTTCAGTTGAAGGCACAAAATCTTACAGAAATTTTAGAGTTTTTTGACCAGTATGCTACCTACACTTATTCTGTCGCTTGGATTGACTGCTTGAAAAAAGGCAAACAGTTTGGCAGAAGCATTTTGATGCTGGGCGAACACAGTAAGCAAAAAGAAGTGAGAGATACAAAAGAACTTTTCGTCTCACACAGAAAAAACTCTATTAACATTCCGTTTAACTTCCCCGGCTTCGTACTAAATGACTACTCTATCAAATGGTTCAATACCTTTTATTATCATAAAAATCTAAAATCGAGAAAGGAATTACAATCACATTACGACACTTTCTTCTATCCATTAGATTCCATCTTAAACTGGAACAGGATTTATGGTAAAAGAGGCTTTATTCAATACCAATTTGTATTGCCAAAAGAAAATGGAAAGACCTACCTTGAAAAGATATTAAAAAGAATAACCGATAAAGGCTGGGGCTCCTTTTTAGCGGTTTTAAAAATGTTCGGACCCGAAGACGAAGGATATTTATCTTTTCCAATGGAAGGCTACACTTTGGCATTGGATTTTCCTATTCGAAAAGGCCTATTCCAGTTTCTGGATGAGCTGGATATTTTGGTTAAAAAAGCCGGAGGTAGAATATATTTAACAAAAGATGCCAGAATGTCCAGCCAAATGTTTAAAGATACTTATCCTAAATTAAAAGAATTTCAGGACGTTATTAGAGAAATAAATCCCGAAATGAAATTTCAAAGCATGTTATCAAAACGACTTAAAATCGTTTAAAAACAATAATAGTAGTAAAATGACATATAAATTTAACCACCTTCTTATATTAGGAGCTAATAGTGATATTGCAGAACAAGTAGCTTATCAAGCTGCTAAGGAGCGAATCGCTTTGACCCTGAGTGGTAGAAACTTTGAAAAGCTAAAGGCATTGCAATCGGACATTCAAGCAAAGCATGAAGTCACAGTATATATTCGAAAATTTGATGCTGGTAAAATAAATGAGCATCAATCGTTCTATGATGGCTTAGATGAAAAGCCCGATGCCGTATTATGCGCTTTTGGTATTTTGGGGGATCAAAAGTTAGCAGAAAAGGACGAATCATGGCAAAATATTATTCAAACCAATTTTACTGGTGCAGTTTCAATATTGTCTATCATCGCAAATGATTTTGAGAAAAGAAAACATGGTTTTATAGCAGGAATAAGTTCAGTTGCAGGTGACCGAGGCAGACAAAGCAACTATTTTTACGGAGCAGCAAAAGCAGGATTTACCACCTTTTTGTCAGGTTTACGAAATAGAATGCAACATTGCAATGTTAGCGTTTTAACAGTGAAGCCAGGCTTTGTTAAAACCAAAATGATCGATGGACTTGAGACTCCTGGCCCCTGACTGCAAAGCCAGCAAAACTAGCAAAAGCTATTTTGACTGCAATGAATAAAAGAAAAAGTGAAATATATTATAAACCGATATGGTGGTTCATCATGAAGATAATTACTTCAATTCCAGAAAATCTCTTTAAAAAAATGAAATTATAATATTATTTATTAAATTTATTCTATACTTAAAGGCTGGGTCATGAAAAAAACGCACTATCTTATCATCCTTCTATTACTTCCGATTTTTATTTTCATTAGTTGCGGCAAAGAAGACGATGTCACACCGAAAGATGATGATATTGAAGACAATCAAGATGAAGAGGAAGAAGATCCAGAGCCCGAAATTGTTCTGGAATGGGCAACTGATTTTCCGCAGCTAAGAGTGGGAATCCGATCAGCTGACTTCTTACTAAAAACTAAATCAGCTGTTGATGTATATTACATTTTCAGTAACCAAGAATTGGATTTTGAAAGTGCGGAAGACCTTAGAAACCTAGTAGACAGTGAGGTCACAGAGAATATATTGCTAAGCGGAAAGAGATCTACTAGTTCACAGGACGATACTTTAAAGGTCACCTTAGATGGATTAGCTGAATTAACTACATTTTACGCATATTCCTTAATATCTCATCCCGAAAAAGACAGCTTACAAGAGGAAGGATTTAGTATTGAATTTGAAACACGAGAACGACAAGGCACTCACTCGTTTCAATCTGAAGAAGAGGAAAGAGAAGTCTTATACTTAGCCTATCAGTTAGAAGAAGGGTTGAAATATCCTGAAAAGCTCCAACCTGCAATCATTTTCATGGGTGGCAATGGGGAGACCGCCAATCAAGGAGCAATTAATTTAATTAGAAATGGCTCATTACCGCAATTTCTAGATAAGGGGAATGACGTTCCCATGTATGTGTTTTCTCCTCAACATATAAAAAATAATTGGAACATCCATATGATAAATGAAATGGTGGATGAAGCGATAGAAAATTACCCGATTGACCCAAAAAGAATTTATATGACCGGGATAAGTGGAGGTGGGTTTGCTTCTTGGAACTATGGAGTTGAATATCCAGAAAGAATTGCTGCGATGGTACCCATCAGTGGAGGCGGTAACTCTAATAAAGCCTGTGAGCTAAAAGACGTGCCTATATGGGCATTTCATAATGACACGGATGGGATTGTTGGCTCAAATGGATCCAAAAGTATGGTGAATGCAGTGAATGCATGCCCACCTGAAATTGAAGCTGAACTAATTCTATTTGAAGATAATGGGCACAATGCCTGGAGAAGGGTTTATGATCAGGAACATAATGACTGGAATAAAACCACCGTTGATCCAGTGAATATTTACGATTGGTTTTTACAATTTGAGAAAGACTAAAAGTCAAATATTTAGCTTTATTTAAGAGGAACATACTTATCTATTTCACTTGCCATAATTTGATTCCCGTTAGGTGAAACATGGCAAAAATCAATAAATATATATTCCTGTCCATCAAAAGAGGTGCTTAAATCATAAATCCAAGGATACTGCTTTTCTGATATTTTTTGACGAATTAATTTATAAACTTGTCTGAAATTATCACCTAAAATAGGACCCAACTCTATGTGATCCGTCCTAGGTTCTCCTATATAGGCTGCGGGCTGTAGAACTGCATAAAATTGACCTCCTCTTGAGGTCACAATATCATGTGCTATTTCCCAATTAGTAAGCATAAAATCTGCAATAGCTTGTGCTTTTTTAGGAGAACTCACACAATTATACATATCATCTCTATCGGCCGGATTTAGTTTTTTTGACAACAAAATTAAATTCTCAAAAAACACTTTACCCATCGCTTCCTTTGCCATGTTAAAATATGAAGTGTAAAGTTTACCTCTAAACATAGGAACAAGTCTGTGCCCCGGTACCTCCACATCTGATGGGCAGAGAAAAGCTGCATCATTCACCCCATCATAAAAGATTACTACATCAGAATGCTTACCTTGTTCATAAAGTGTAATTAAGGCATCTAGATTTTGCCTAGAGTTGTAAGCAAGTTGGCCATGATTGTAGACGTTAAGATGCGGATTCTGCTGCTGAAATAATGAAGGGATCGTGTTTTCGTCATCGGCCCCTCCCCCCACAATGTTGACCCTCCAAAAAACCTAACCGCCTTAGCAGAATCAGTGATCTCTGCAGGCCTAACTGTTCTTCTTATTCCTTCTGCATTGATTGTCGTGGTAGTCCCTACATAAGGCTGCGTTTTCCACCCTACAAAAGGTTCATAGAGATGCTGGACATTGTTATAATCTGTAAAAATTTCCTTTGCATATGCTATGTTATCCTTATAATTGGGCAGATCAGCCCTACTTTTCTTATTACTATTTTTAAGATATATCCCTACTAAAAAATTTACTGAAAATAGTAACAAAATAAAAACAGCAAGATTGATAAAAATCAACCTTGCTATGGATTTCAATTTTTTCAAAAGCCTTGTATTTATTGTTTCAATATTATTTTAAAAACACCGATTTGACCCTTGTCTATTATTCTTAACTGATAGATTCCATTATTCAATCTTGTCGGAAGTTCCATTCTATATCCATGTTCAATTTCAGTTTTTGCCACAGATTCAGAAAATATTAACCTGCCGCTCAAATCTACTAGCTGCAATTTTATTTCAGTATTTATCAATGCTCTAGATGAAATATTCAAGTAATACTCATCAGTGGGGTTAGGATAGATCGTAACACTTCCTTTATCAAGTAGACCAAACGAGGCTGAAATTATAAATTCTAAGACTTCTGAAGTAACTGAGCAGTCATTTGATTCTACAACAACTGAATAGAAACCACTCTCTATTAAAGGAATCTGAGATTTATTATTGAAATCAGAAAGCAATTCATCATTAAAATACCAATTTATTGTGGCATCTGTTACGGGGTTCAGAATAAATATTGTATCCGTATCTTGGTTCAAAACCGGCACTACTAAGGAAGTCAACTGCACAGGAACTTCAACTATGCCATTTTGCGTACAACCCAATACGTTTTCAACTTTTACTTCAATAGGAAGCATATCTGGACCAAAGCTTTCAATGGAAAATTCAGTACCTATTTCTTCCTCCAATAAAATGCCAGCAGAATACCAATTAATCGTGTGTTGATCATAACTCCCTTCCAGCGAAATATTCAAATTCTCTCCAATACAAACTGAATAGCTATCTTGTTGAAAAATAACAGATTTAGTCTCAATAATATCTACTGGGGCTTCTATTAATTCCGAACTCGAACAACCAAAACTATTAATTTGCTTTACTTTTAATGGTAATAATTCAGATGTAAAGCTCTCAATTTTAAGTTCAGGACCATTTTCGTTAGTTATTAACTTTCCAGCTGAATACCATTCAAAGACATCTCCATCTTTTATCTCATTAATTGAAATAGTTACTTCCTGATTTTCACAAACTGAGTAAACCTCTTGCTCGAACTTTACCTCTTTAAGATCTACTATGTCAATTGGAACCTCAACAGCATTTTCATTTGAACATCCTAATCCATTATAAACTTGAACTGTCAATGGTAACAGATCATTAGATATATCATCAATTGTTATAAGTGACGTAGATTCTCCCTCTATAAGGTTTCCAGCTGAATACCATGCAAAAGTTTCTCCTTCTTTCACATTTTGTAATGCAATACTTAGGCTTTGATTAATGCATACCTCATATAAGTCTTTCTCGAATTGGATATCAGGTAAAGATGATATTTCTACAGGAACTTCTACTAGTTCATTATTAGTACAATTGAGCTGATTGAAAGCTCTGACAGTAATAGGTAATAAATCAGCGGTCAAACTATCAATATTCAAAGTAGATTCTGATTCGCCTTCTATTAAAATTCCGGAAGAAAACCATTCATATCGAGTGCTTTCATTATCATCTAAACTTAAAATAAGCTCGTCTCCTTGGCAGACACTAGTAACTTCTTCCGATACTTCAATTTTAGGTAGTTCCACTAATTGAATTGTATGGAAGGTATTCAATGTCATTTCCTCGCATCCAGATTTTGAAGCCACGATTTTTAATTCGAAAAACCCTGTATCAAGTGAATTTACATTGACTGTAATTTCCAGTTCGTCTCCAGTACCCAACACTTGCGTTGACAATTCATTTACTCCTTGGTATGCCTTATAAAAAATCCCTTCTTGGCTGTTTGGAATAGTTGCAGTAATAGAAGCTGTACCATAACAAAATTCAGTTTCATCTCCCCAGATTACTTCTTTATTTTCAATTAGGAAGCTTTGCTCAAAATCTTCTGAATACAACTCCATCATTGACTTCTCAGATAAACAGCCTTCTGCAGACCTAGCTTGTACGGAAATTAATTCAAACTCGTCTTCTAAATCGTAGAAATACAAAGTGTCCCCTTCGTTTTCTATTGGTTTGTTAATAGATTCATTAAACCACAGCATCTCGTCTGAATCATTTTCTCTATTTGCAATAAGCATAATTGACGAGCCTTCGCACTCCACAATAAAACTCTTCTGCAATTCCGGAGTACCTACCTCAATTTTTTGAAGCTGCACCTTTTGGCCGACATCATGGACTGAGCAACCAGGGAATTGAGACTTTACATAGAACGGCTCAGTTTCTGTAACCATATTACTACTATCAACAGAAAACAACAATGATTCACTAGTCGCCATAGCTACTTCGGTTACTTGATTCCCATTTCTATCAGTAATATAGTATTGGACTCCATACTGTGCGTTTACAATTTCTATCTCGGAAGATACATTTCCTGAACAAAAAGCATTATCGTAGACTAAGTCTTCATTTGACTCCATCTCAGGTCTAGTCATCCGTAGAACAAATCTGCCTTGATATGTAGTTATATCTTCTGTATCAAGATTAAAACTTAATACCTGATTTTGATTTATTGCTAGAGTATCTCCATTATAATTATCAATCAGGCTAACCAAAGCCAATGGGAATTGCTCAACGTTGCTAAAGTTCATTTCAAACTCACCACTACTTACATTATTCATTTCCAAAGGAATATTCAATTCACAAAACTCCATCGACATATTATTCATCGCCAGATTAACACCATCCGCTGATTTCGAATAAAAGTTTATGATTGAATTGGGTCTTTTAAAGCCATCTTCTAATTTATTATAATCATCTGAGGCGGAATCTTTAAACTTAATATAAGTTGCATCTTCTTGATTTAATGGATCTTTCAGAACAATTTTCAAAAAGTGGTCTATACCGGGAGCAGACCTATAGAATA
This is a stretch of genomic DNA from Marivirga harenae. It encodes these proteins:
- a CDS encoding SDR family NAD(P)-dependent oxidoreductase; protein product: MTYKFNHLLILGANSDIAEQVAYQAAKERIALTLSGRNFEKLKALQSDIQAKHEVTVYIRKFDAGKINEHQSFYDGLDEKPDAVLCAFGILGDQKLAEKDESWQNIIQTNFTGAVSILSIIANDFEKRKHGFIAGISSVAGDRGRQSNYFYGAAKAGFTTFLSGLRNRMQHCNVSVLTVKPGFVKTKMIDGLETPGP
- a CDS encoding FAD-binding oxidoreductase — encoded protein: MQKTSITNWNKFPEIEAEIKHYTLGSENNPSFLKNDFSPRGNGRSYGDASLGEVVCSSLRHNKILFFDKAEGLFIAQSGILFSEILDVITPNGWFLPVTPGTKYITLGGAIAANVHGKNHHAEGSISRHIQFIDLLLANGEILRCDRSQNSAVFYASIGGMGLSGLIVAAGIQLKKIESTSISQLQLKAQNLTEILEFFDQYATYTYSVAWIDCLKKGKQFGRSILMLGEHSKQKEVRDTKELFVSHRKNSINIPFNFPGFVLNDYSIKWFNTFYYHKNLKSRKELQSHYDTFFYPLDSILNWNRIYGKRGFIQYQFVLPKENGKTYLEKILKRITDKGWGSFLAVLKMFGPEDEGYLSFPMEGYTLALDFPIRKGLFQFLDELDILVKKAGGRIYLTKDARMSSQMFKDTYPKLKEFQDVIREINPEMKFQSMLSKRLKIV